The Daucus carota subsp. sativus chromosome 2, DH1 v3.0, whole genome shotgun sequence genome includes a window with the following:
- the LOC108210184 gene encoding mitochondrial adenine nucleotide transporter ADNT1 has translation MSSEDVKRNDSAVSTIVNLAEEAKLVKPPSLELLSICKSLLAGGVAGGVSRTAVAPLERLKILLQVQNPHNMKYNGTLQGLKYIWRTEGFKGLFKGNGTNCARIVPNSAVKFFSYEQASRGILWLYQQQTGNEDAQLTPLLRLGAGACAGIIAMSATYPLDMVRGRLTVQTEASPYQYRGMFHALSTVLRQEGPRALYRGWVPSVIGVVPYVGLNFAVYESLKDWLIKSDPLGLNDGSDLGVITRLACGAAAGTVGQTVAYPLDVVRRRMQMVGWKDASSIIVGDGGSKAPLEYTGMIDAFRKTVKYEGFRALYKGLVPNSVKVVPSIAIAFVAYEQVKDILKVEIRISD, from the exons ATGTCTTCAGAGGATGTGAAAAGGAACGACTCTGCTGTCTCCACCATCGTCAATCTGGCCGAGGAAGCTAAGCTTGTTAAACCTCCCTCTTTAGAGCTCCTCAGTATCTGCAAGTCTCTTCTCGCCGGAGGTGTTGCCGGCGGCGT gtCCCGGACTGCTGTAGCTCCTCTGGAACGACTGAAAATATTGCTACAG GTTCAAAACCCTCACAACATGAAGTATAATGGcacccttcaaggtttaaaatatatatggagAACTGAGGGTTTTAAGGGACTGTTCAAAGGCAATGGTACTAATTGTGCTCGCATTGTTCCAAATTCAGCTGTGAAATTCTTCAGTTATGAGCAAGCTTCAAG GGGTATCTTGTGGCTGTATCAGCAGCAAACTGGCAATG AGGATGCTCAGCTGACTCCTTTATTGCGCCTTGGAGCTGGAGCTTGTGCTGGAATAATTGCAATGTCTGCCACTTATCCTTTGGACATGGTGCGAGGAAGATTAACTGTACAG ACGGAGGCCTCTCCTTATCAATACAGAGGAATGTTTCATGCTTTGTCAACTGTGCTTCGTCAGGAAGGCCCACGTGCTCTATATAGGGGCTGGGTTCCTTCTGTTATTGGTGTC GTTCCGTATGTGGGCCTCAACTTTGCTGTTTACGAATCTCTAAAGGATTGGTTAATAAAATCTGACCCGCTTGGACTTAATGATGGTTCTGATTTGGGTGTTATCACAAGGCTTGCCTGTGGGGCTGCTGCAGGAACTGTTGGTCAAACTGTTGCTTATCCTCTTGATGTTGTTCGGAGAAGGATGCAAATGGTAGGATGGAAAGATGCATCTTCCATCATCGTTGGTGATGGGGGGAGCAAGGCTCCTCTGGAATATACTGGGATGATTGATGCCTTCAGAAAGACTGTCAAGTATGAGGGATTCAGAGCTTTATATAAGGGTTTGGTCCCCAACTCTGTTAAG GTGGTCCCTTCAATAGCAATTGCATTTGTGGCTTACGAACAAGTGAAGGACATTTTAAAAGTCGAGATTAGAATATCCGACTAA
- the LOC108205610 gene encoding CMP-sialic acid transporter 1: MVAMLFDGYNIVTWMVVLKLGSTGLLVSWLMNYADNIVKVYSTSMAMLLTMILSIVLFNFKPTLQLFLGIIVCIMSVHMYFAPPNMLVDLPVPVMAVPNDVVEVSIDGKTDI, from the exons ATGGTGGCAATGCTTTTCGACGGATACAATATCGTAACATGGATGGTGGTATTAAAACTTGGTTCCACTGGTCTATTGGTTTCATGGCTAATGAATTATGCAGACAATATTGTTAAG GTGTATTCAACATCTATGGCCATGCTTCTCACAATGATTCTCTCTATAGTCCTCTTCAATTTCAAACCTACGTTACAG CTCTTTTTGGGTATAATAGTGTGCATCATGTCTGTACACATGTATTTTGCACCTCCAAACATGCTTGTGGATTTGCCTGTGCCAGTAATGGCAGTTCCAAATGATGTAGTCGAAGTTTCCATC